Proteins found in one Subtercola endophyticus genomic segment:
- a CDS encoding CGNR zinc finger domain-containing protein: MMWMTNSMVADEDLLLALLNTTPVVDGEPTDVLADAGAAAEWIAARAGRPDAGAGSPRASISPATADLRDLRDLRDELQHVVRGELGAEHVNTRLADVKLVPAIDSSGAVRWRLDDTSGDASGTANGVVGRALLGWLAVVEKGPSRLRACANDECHLFLLDRSKSNTARWCSMATCGNRLKARRHQARLQAAPHAPAVAAS; this comes from the coding sequence ATGATGTGGATGACCAACTCGATGGTCGCTGACGAAGACCTGCTGCTCGCGCTGCTGAACACGACGCCCGTCGTCGACGGCGAGCCGACGGATGTGCTGGCCGACGCCGGCGCGGCCGCCGAGTGGATCGCGGCGCGGGCCGGCCGGCCTGATGCTGGTGCGGGTTCGCCCCGGGCATCCATCTCGCCCGCGACGGCCGACCTGCGCGACCTGCGCGACTTACGCGACGAGCTGCAGCACGTGGTTCGCGGAGAGCTCGGCGCCGAGCACGTCAACACGCGACTGGCCGATGTGAAGCTCGTGCCAGCGATCGACTCCTCGGGCGCCGTTCGGTGGCGGCTCGACGACACTTCGGGCGACGCTTCGGGCACCGCCAATGGCGTCGTGGGCCGCGCGCTGCTGGGCTGGCTGGCGGTCGTCGAGAAGGGGCCGTCACGGCTGAGGGCGTGCGCCAACGACGAGTGTCACCTGTTTCTGCTCGATCGCAGCAAGTCGAACACGGCTCGCTGGTGCTCGATGGCGACCTGCGGAAATCGCCTCAAAGCGCGTCGGCACCAGGCTCGGCTGCAAGCTGCGCCGCACGCACCTGCCGTGGCCGCGTCGTGA
- a CDS encoding dolichyl-phosphate-mannose--protein mannosyltransferase, whose product MSSDSAGAAPRSTAPPQSDSHAATSQPPQTGPAPTRLDRLWGRALGTPARLRAWEIGAPAAVVLLAAVLRFVNLGWPNSLVFDESYYVKDALAMSGLGYEATWPDGANDQVNAGVTSGYLTEPEFAVHPPLGKWIISLGFLVWGRADPFGWRFAVAVCGVLVVLLTYLIARHLFGSVVLAAIAGLLLAVDGQAITISRTAILDGPLTLFCLAGVGAVLLDRRWLRRRWGERMPGGPYPRPWARPWLISAAVLFGLACGIKWSGVWFLLGFTFFVVFTEVRARRRRAKEVVEPVGVGERAGLVERADGVGRVAVGGILTAALMFVVAGVAYLSTWAGWFATSGGSDRSWAQQPGNAWTAPFAWVPAVIQSFVHHHIAMYQFNVGLSIPHGYQANPLTWLLYTQPLSMYTRTTSVSGGGVGACGASVCHETAWLMANPVIWWASVAALVVVLVRFVLRRDWRLGVILLGVAAGYLPWLLFLNRTVFQFYSIVFEPYLVLGLALVLGMILGRRTDPPRVRMFGVGAVGVFLLLCLAVSAFFYPLWVAAPAVTDGFIDLHLWLTSWRWE is encoded by the coding sequence GTGAGCAGCGATTCTGCGGGAGCCGCGCCGCGCTCGACCGCCCCGCCGCAGTCGGACTCGCACGCCGCGACGAGCCAACCGCCTCAAACAGGCCCCGCCCCCACGCGCCTCGACCGCCTCTGGGGCCGAGCGCTCGGCACGCCGGCCCGCCTGCGCGCCTGGGAGATCGGCGCCCCGGCCGCCGTCGTGCTGCTCGCCGCCGTGCTGCGGTTCGTGAACCTCGGCTGGCCGAACTCGCTCGTGTTCGACGAGTCGTACTACGTGAAGGATGCCCTGGCGATGTCCGGGCTCGGATACGAAGCCACGTGGCCCGACGGCGCCAACGATCAGGTGAATGCGGGTGTGACGAGCGGGTACTTGACTGAGCCCGAATTCGCCGTGCATCCGCCGCTCGGCAAGTGGATCATCTCGCTCGGCTTTCTCGTGTGGGGCCGCGCGGATCCGTTCGGCTGGCGATTCGCGGTGGCGGTGTGCGGGGTGCTCGTTGTGCTGCTGACCTACCTCATTGCGCGGCACCTGTTCGGCTCGGTGGTGCTCGCCGCGATCGCGGGGCTGCTGCTGGCGGTCGACGGGCAGGCGATCACCATCAGCCGCACGGCGATTCTCGACGGCCCGCTGACGCTGTTCTGCCTTGCCGGGGTGGGCGCGGTGCTTCTCGACCGACGCTGGCTGCGGCGACGGTGGGGCGAACGGATGCCCGGGGGCCCGTATCCGCGGCCGTGGGCCCGCCCGTGGCTGATCTCCGCGGCCGTGCTCTTCGGGCTGGCCTGCGGCATCAAGTGGTCGGGGGTGTGGTTTCTGCTCGGGTTCACGTTCTTCGTGGTGTTCACCGAGGTGCGCGCGCGGCGACGTCGCGCGAAAGAGGTCGTCGAGCCCGTGGGGGTGGGCGAGCGCGCGGGGCTGGTCGAGCGCGCCGACGGGGTGGGGCGGGTCGCGGTGGGCGGCATCCTCACGGCAGCGCTCATGTTCGTGGTGGCGGGCGTGGCGTACCTCAGCACGTGGGCGGGGTGGTTCGCCACCAGCGGCGGCAGTGACCGCAGCTGGGCACAGCAGCCCGGAAACGCCTGGACGGCGCCGTTCGCGTGGGTGCCGGCGGTCATCCAGAGCTTCGTTCACCACCATATCGCGATGTACCAGTTCAACGTGGGGCTGTCGATTCCGCACGGCTATCAAGCCAACCCGCTCACGTGGCTGCTGTACACGCAGCCGCTCAGCATGTACACGCGCACCACGTCGGTGAGCGGCGGCGGTGTCGGCGCGTGCGGTGCTTCGGTGTGTCACGAGACGGCGTGGCTGATGGCGAACCCTGTCATCTGGTGGGCGTCGGTTGCAGCTCTCGTGGTGGTGCTGGTGCGGTTCGTGCTGCGGCGCGACTGGCGGCTCGGCGTGATTCTGCTCGGAGTCGCCGCGGGGTACCTGCCGTGGCTGCTGTTCTTGAACCGCACCGTCTTTCAGTTCTATTCGATCGTGTTCGAGCCGTATCTGGTGCTCGGGCTGGCGCTCGTGCTGGGCATGATTCTGGGTCGGCGCACCGATCCGCCGAGAGTGCGGATGTTCGGGGTGGGGGCCGTGGGGGTGTTTCTGCTGCTCTGTCTCGCCGTCAGTGCGTTCTTCTATCCGCTCTGGGTGGCGGCGCCGGCGGTGACCGACGGATTCATCGACCTGCACCTGTGGCTGACGTCGTGGCGCTGGGAGTGA
- a CDS encoding alpha/beta fold hydrolase: MTHVSYHTVSIDGHDVFYREAGDPASPTVLLLHGAPASSFMFRELIPLLADRYHVIAPDYLGFGHSDSPTVDEFAYSFDALAGIVDQLTERLGLDRYAVYAQDYGAPVAWRLALAHPERITAIISQNGNAYSEGFGQIFWPDVTTYTADPTSENAKPLRAALTPESLREQYLAGAADPSTISPDTWQSDYANLQRPGDVEVALTLFADYHTNVELYPSVQQYFRDSQVAALIVWGKNDEVFVPAGAEAFRRDLPNAEIHLLNGGHFLLESQLEAESALILDFLARVLLSEPRELVPHQ, from the coding sequence GTGACCCACGTGAGCTATCACACCGTTTCCATCGACGGGCATGACGTGTTCTACCGCGAGGCGGGCGACCCCGCATCGCCCACCGTTCTTCTCCTGCACGGCGCACCGGCGAGTTCGTTCATGTTCCGCGAGCTGATCCCGCTGCTCGCAGACCGTTACCACGTGATCGCGCCCGACTACCTCGGATTCGGCCATTCCGACTCCCCCACCGTCGACGAGTTCGCCTACAGCTTCGACGCACTGGCGGGCATAGTCGACCAACTGACGGAGCGGCTCGGCCTCGACCGCTACGCGGTGTACGCGCAAGACTACGGAGCACCCGTCGCGTGGCGCCTGGCCCTCGCCCACCCCGAACGCATCACCGCCATCATCAGCCAGAACGGCAACGCCTACTCCGAGGGATTCGGCCAGATCTTCTGGCCCGACGTCACGACATACACCGCCGACCCCACCTCCGAGAACGCGAAACCCCTACGTGCGGCGCTCACGCCGGAATCCCTGCGCGAGCAATACCTCGCCGGCGCCGCCGACCCGTCGACGATCAGCCCCGATACCTGGCAGAGCGACTACGCGAACCTGCAGCGCCCCGGCGACGTCGAGGTGGCCCTGACGCTCTTCGCCGACTACCACACCAACGTCGAGCTGTATCCGAGCGTGCAACAGTACTTTCGCGACAGCCAGGTTGCGGCGCTCATCGTGTGGGGAAAAAACGACGAGGTCTTCGTGCCGGCCGGAGCGGAGGCGTTTCGGCGTGATCTGCCGAATGCCGAGATTCACCTGCTCAACGGCGGACACTTCTTGCTCGAGTCTCAGCTCGAAGCCGAGTCGGCTCTGATTCTCGATTTTCTCGCTCGAGTACTGCTGAGCGAGCCGCGAGAGCTCGTGCCTCACCAGTAA
- a CDS encoding low temperature requirement protein A: MPSILNRLDLLPIRPRDKGERHRVASSLELFFDLVFVIAVSAAATTLHHLEVEGHVAAGVGAYLMVFFAIWWAWMNFTWFATAFDNDDWLYRITTIVQMAGVLVLAAGVAGAMQNGDFAAVTFGYVIMRLAMVSQWIRVAVNSPEYRTTALRYAGGVTVVQLAWVLRLLLPESLGVVSFIVLAACEVLIPIWAEQKNVTPWHNHHIAERYGLFTLVVLGEGLLGSANAIIDGLQDADHVLPLALLAACGLIITAGMWWIYFAVPQHDNFANLRQSLTTGYTHYIIFAAAGAVSAGIEVAVSLHSGETELPAIEAAATLTVPVAVFVLAVWALVIRRGASTVANVIIPICGVLIALSAVLPWPEGATSVLLIVIVATLVVTTRPRQVRAAQLAAEPGADAL; the protein is encoded by the coding sequence ATGCCGAGCATCCTGAACCGCCTCGACCTGCTGCCGATACGACCCCGCGATAAGGGCGAGAGACACCGCGTCGCCTCGAGCCTCGAGCTCTTCTTCGACCTGGTGTTCGTGATCGCGGTGTCGGCCGCGGCGACGACCCTGCATCACCTCGAGGTCGAGGGCCACGTCGCGGCCGGCGTGGGGGCGTACCTCATGGTGTTCTTCGCCATCTGGTGGGCCTGGATGAACTTCACCTGGTTCGCGACCGCCTTCGACAACGACGACTGGCTCTACCGCATCACGACAATCGTTCAGATGGCCGGCGTGCTGGTTCTGGCGGCCGGCGTCGCGGGCGCCATGCAGAACGGCGACTTCGCCGCGGTCACCTTCGGCTACGTCATCATGCGGCTCGCCATGGTGAGCCAGTGGATTCGCGTGGCGGTCAATTCGCCCGAATATCGCACGACCGCCCTGCGTTACGCCGGCGGCGTCACCGTGGTGCAACTCGCCTGGGTGCTGCGCTTGCTGCTGCCGGAGTCGCTCGGCGTCGTGAGCTTCATCGTGCTCGCGGCGTGCGAGGTGCTCATACCCATCTGGGCCGAGCAGAAGAACGTGACGCCCTGGCACAACCACCACATCGCCGAACGCTACGGGCTCTTCACCCTCGTCGTGCTCGGCGAAGGGCTGCTCGGCTCTGCCAACGCCATCATCGACGGGCTGCAGGATGCCGACCACGTTCTACCGCTGGCACTTCTGGCGGCGTGCGGCCTCATCATCACGGCCGGCATGTGGTGGATCTACTTCGCCGTGCCGCAGCACGACAATTTCGCGAATCTGCGGCAGTCGCTCACCACCGGATACACGCATTACATCATCTTCGCCGCCGCCGGAGCGGTCTCCGCGGGCATCGAGGTGGCGGTTTCGCTGCATTCGGGCGAAACCGAGCTGCCGGCCATCGAGGCGGCCGCGACTCTCACCGTGCCCGTAGCGGTGTTCGTGCTGGCGGTGTGGGCGCTCGTCATCCGCCGGGGTGCGAGCACGGTCGCGAACGTAATCATTCCGATCTGCGGGGTGCTGATCGCCCTGAGCGCCGTTCTGCCCTGGCCCGAGGGAGCGACGTCGGTGCTGTTGATTGTCATCGTCGCGACGCTCGTCGTCACGACGCGGCCACGGCAGGTGCGTGCGGCGCAGCTTGCAGCCGAGCCTGGTGCCGACGCGCTTTGA
- a CDS encoding type II toxin-antitoxin system VapC family toxin: MILDTSAVILDTSAVVLDTSAVIALVNREPEWRAVFDRIDGAGEVRMSSVSLLELSIVLGSPRFGMSRSEVAALLESMGVATVAFTPDHAVLAAEAYARYGKGNHPARLDFGDCAAYATAVLDGGSLLFVGEDFVQTDVRSALGE, encoded by the coding sequence GTGATTCTCGACACGTCGGCTGTGATCCTCGACACGTCGGCTGTGGTCCTCGACACGTCGGCTGTGATCGCGCTGGTCAACCGAGAGCCCGAGTGGCGCGCGGTGTTCGATCGCATCGATGGTGCAGGCGAGGTACGGATGAGCTCCGTGAGTCTCTTGGAGTTGTCTATCGTGCTCGGTTCTCCGCGATTCGGCATGAGCCGAAGCGAGGTCGCGGCCCTTCTTGAATCGATGGGCGTGGCGACCGTTGCGTTCACCCCAGACCACGCCGTGCTGGCTGCCGAGGCCTACGCCCGCTACGGCAAGGGCAACCATCCGGCCCGGCTGGACTTCGGCGATTGTGCGGCGTATGCGACGGCCGTGCTCGACGGCGGCAGTCTGCTGTTCGTCGGCGAGGATTTCGTCCAGACCGACGTGCGCTCGGCGCTCGGCGAGTAA
- a CDS encoding Gfo/Idh/MocA family protein encodes MAESTPLRIGILGAAGIAPSAIIRPARRRPDTVILAVASRRASAAAEYAETHGIARSYGGYAELLADPDIDLVYNALPPSEHMPWSIAALEAGKHVLCEKPFAMSEAEAERMTGVAAATGLRLIEAFHDRYHPLSAEIGRIRASGALGDIVSVRADFSGSNPYDPRSIRHDPAVGGGSLMDLGCYPVHWVRTLLGEEPTVTSAEATLNPLGADLTMDARLLFPSGVVAQVTSSMAEGVGLNSSLDVEGTLGRLHVDNVVFPSAGHSITLTLDGLDYVSTIAGLTTYDHQLAAVVDALASGAPLPTEGADPIANMRLIDAIYAAAGVAR; translated from the coding sequence ATGGCCGAATCCACCCCGCTCCGCATCGGAATCCTCGGCGCCGCCGGTATCGCTCCGTCTGCGATCATCCGCCCCGCCCGGCGCCGGCCCGACACGGTGATTCTGGCCGTGGCGTCACGCCGGGCATCCGCTGCCGCCGAGTACGCCGAGACGCACGGCATCGCCCGCTCGTATGGCGGGTACGCCGAGCTGCTCGCCGACCCCGACATCGACCTCGTGTACAACGCGCTGCCGCCATCGGAGCACATGCCGTGGTCGATCGCCGCGCTCGAGGCCGGCAAACACGTGCTGTGCGAGAAGCCGTTCGCCATGAGCGAGGCCGAGGCCGAACGGATGACCGGGGTCGCCGCCGCGACCGGGCTGCGCCTCATCGAGGCCTTTCACGACCGGTACCACCCGCTGAGCGCGGAGATCGGGCGCATCCGGGCATCCGGTGCCCTCGGCGACATCGTCTCGGTGCGGGCCGATTTCTCGGGTTCGAACCCATACGACCCGCGCTCGATTCGGCACGACCCCGCCGTCGGCGGCGGATCGCTGATGGATCTCGGCTGCTACCCCGTGCACTGGGTGCGCACCCTGCTCGGCGAAGAGCCGACGGTAACCTCGGCCGAAGCCACCCTGAATCCGCTCGGCGCCGATCTGACGATGGATGCCCGGCTGCTCTTCCCGTCGGGCGTCGTTGCCCAGGTCACCTCGAGCATGGCCGAGGGCGTCGGACTCAATTCATCCCTCGACGTCGAGGGCACCCTGGGCCGCCTGCACGTGGACAACGTCGTGTTTCCCTCGGCCGGACACAGCATCACGCTCACCCTCGACGGCCTGGACTATGTCTCGACCATCGCGGGCCTCACCACCTACGACCACCAGCTCGCCGCCGTCGTCGACGCGCTCGCCTCTGGCGCCCCGCTGCCCACGGAGGGCGCCGACCCCATCGCGAACATGCGCCTCATCGACGCCATCTACGCCGCGGCCGGCGTCGCCCGCTGA
- a CDS encoding MarR family winged helix-turn-helix transcriptional regulator, translated as MATDLEALGRAVKVAQYRHHRAMDARLSTVGTTLVQWDALRAIGRAPGASAHDLALTTFQSDQSFGTLATRLVAQGLIDRVPGRGRRIEHHLTDAGRAMLAAGATVADGMLAQSFAPLTEPERATLLDLLGRLSPDA; from the coding sequence ATGGCCACTGATCTTGAAGCCCTCGGGCGCGCCGTGAAGGTCGCCCAGTATCGGCACCACCGGGCGATGGATGCTCGGCTCTCCACCGTCGGAACGACCCTTGTTCAGTGGGACGCCCTGCGCGCCATCGGTCGTGCGCCCGGCGCCTCGGCGCACGATCTGGCCCTCACCACGTTTCAGAGTGACCAGTCGTTCGGCACCCTCGCCACGCGGCTCGTCGCGCAGGGTCTCATCGATCGTGTGCCCGGTCGCGGGCGGCGCATCGAGCACCACCTGACCGACGCAGGGCGCGCCATGCTCGCCGCCGGCGCGACCGTCGCCGACGGCATGCTCGCCCAGTCGTTCGCGCCCCTCACCGAGCCCGAGCGCGCGACCCTGCTCGACCTGCTGGGCCGCCTCTCGCCCGACGCCTGA
- a CDS encoding type II toxin-antitoxin system VapB family antitoxin, with translation MGLNLKDDETVALVSEVARRLGLTKTGAVRELARAKLADLDAQSALKSSTLLRYLESEVWPHTVGAPVSKTERESIVGYDEMLSV, from the coding sequence ATGGGTCTCAACCTGAAAGACGACGAAACCGTTGCACTCGTTTCAGAGGTCGCCAGGCGTCTCGGTCTGACGAAGACCGGCGCCGTGCGCGAGTTGGCGCGAGCCAAGCTGGCCGATCTCGACGCGCAGAGCGCCCTCAAGAGCTCCACTCTGCTTCGATATCTCGAGTCAGAGGTGTGGCCGCACACCGTCGGCGCACCTGTGTCGAAGACCGAGCGCGAGAGCATTGTCGGTTATGACGAAATGCTCTCGGTGTGA
- a CDS encoding alpha/beta fold hydrolase gives MEAETGAAAEAGAAAEAVAGAAASDEAVQRDVVLADGRALRVYETDAGDGSRRFRLTVLWQHGSPQTGALLEPLVAAAALRGIRLVSYGRPSYGGSTPNPGRTVFSAAADVEQLADALALERFAVMGASGGGPHALACAAGMPERIVGVATLAGIAPSDAGGLDFFEGMADSSGLRAAQRGRDARQQYELTAEFDPSSFVDRDYAALNGSWASLGADVGRATADGPAGLGGLVDDDVAFAHAWGFDLSQVIAPVLLVQGGLDRVVPPTHAEWMLAHLPHAELWLRPLDGHISVLEACPVVMDWLLALGG, from the coding sequence ATGGAAGCCGAAACCGGGGCCGCAGCCGAAGCCGGGGCCGCAGCCGAAGCCGTAGCCGGTGCCGCGGCCTCCGACGAAGCGGTGCAGCGCGATGTGGTGCTTGCCGACGGCCGAGCGTTGCGCGTGTACGAGACGGATGCCGGTGATGGGTCTCGTCGATTTCGCCTCACTGTGCTGTGGCAGCACGGATCGCCGCAAACAGGTGCGCTGCTCGAACCACTTGTAGCGGCGGCGGCGCTGCGGGGCATCCGTTTGGTGTCGTACGGTCGACCGTCGTACGGGGGCTCGACGCCGAACCCGGGTCGCACCGTGTTCTCGGCTGCCGCCGATGTGGAGCAGCTGGCCGACGCCCTCGCGCTCGAGAGGTTTGCCGTGATGGGTGCGTCGGGCGGCGGCCCGCACGCTCTCGCGTGTGCCGCCGGGATGCCCGAGCGTATCGTCGGTGTGGCGACTCTCGCCGGTATCGCCCCCAGCGACGCCGGCGGGCTCGACTTCTTCGAGGGCATGGCAGATTCCTCCGGCCTGCGCGCCGCCCAGCGCGGACGGGATGCCCGGCAGCAGTACGAGCTCACTGCCGAGTTCGACCCCTCGTCGTTCGTCGACCGCGACTACGCAGCACTGAACGGTTCGTGGGCCAGTCTCGGCGCCGATGTCGGGCGCGCGACGGCAGACGGGCCGGCCGGGCTCGGGGGACTCGTCGACGATGACGTCGCGTTCGCGCACGCGTGGGGTTTCGACCTCTCTCAGGTAATCGCGCCCGTTCTGCTCGTTCAGGGTGGTCTCGACCGGGTTGTTCCGCCGACGCACGCCGAGTGGATGCTCGCACACCTGCCGCACGCCGAACTCTGGTTGAGGCCGCTCGACGGCCACATCTCGGTGCTTGAAGCGTGCCCCGTGGTGATGGACTGGCTGCTGGCGCTCGGTGGTTGA
- a CDS encoding alpha/beta fold hydrolase, protein MTSTTPRPALVLHGGGGPFTVASLAEHLTGMNFDVTAPTHPGWNGTPRAESISTVADLTTLYLDYLAEHDLHDVLVVGSSLGGWIGADMATRDTDHRISALVLIDAVGIEAPEAPIRDFFGLDARGVAEYAWHDSERYYVDPATMPAAQQAAQRGNMATMASLTANGMIDPTLLGRLAQITVPTLVIWGESDRIVTPAYGAAFAGAIPDARLTIIDEAGHLPHLEQPDPTFAALDAFLAE, encoded by the coding sequence ATGACCTCCACCACTCCTCGCCCCGCCCTGGTTCTGCACGGTGGTGGCGGCCCGTTCACCGTCGCGTCGCTCGCCGAGCATCTGACGGGCATGAACTTCGACGTCACCGCGCCGACGCACCCTGGATGGAACGGCACCCCGCGTGCTGAATCCATTTCGACCGTCGCCGACCTCACCACCTTGTACCTCGACTACCTCGCCGAGCACGATCTGCACGACGTTCTCGTCGTCGGATCATCGCTCGGCGGCTGGATCGGCGCCGACATGGCAACCCGCGACACCGACCACCGCATCAGCGCACTAGTGCTCATCGACGCGGTCGGCATCGAGGCACCCGAGGCGCCGATCCGCGACTTCTTCGGCCTCGACGCGCGCGGGGTCGCCGAATACGCCTGGCACGACTCCGAGCGGTATTACGTCGACCCGGCCACAATGCCCGCCGCCCAGCAGGCTGCGCAGCGCGGCAACATGGCGACGATGGCCTCTTTGACGGCGAACGGCATGATCGACCCGACGCTGCTGGGCAGGCTTGCACAGATCACCGTTCCCACGCTCGTCATCTGGGGCGAGAGCGATCGCATCGTGACTCCGGCCTATGGCGCGGCCTTCGCCGGCGCGATACCGGATGCCCGGCTCACCATCATCGACGAAGCAGGTCACCTGCCCCACCTCGAGCAGCCCGACCCGACCTTCGCCGCCCTCGACGCGTTTCTCGCCGAATAG
- a CDS encoding ABC transporter permease, which produces MSTVNTAPPASVRPHTAWGRAIGIAVGAAVVVALIVLAFVWPTVTSSVKNIPIAVAGTSQQVSAVTDALNTQAEGAFAVTAVADRSAAVDLINTRDVYGAIVLGDASASAGAATGPEILTASANGAAVSQVLNQLATPIQAQANAAAQAAVSAAVASGAAPAGTTAPAITVTVTDVVPLASTDARGLGLTAAAFPLVLGGILGGVLISLLITGVWRRLTSVLVYAVTAGIVVTVVMQPLFGILQGSFIVNALAVVLAMAATSSFVVGANALLGRAGIAVGSVITMLIGNPLSSAAQPLQFTVGPWGAVGQWFVPGSSATLIRDLSYFPDASSVFPWLVLAGWTLLGVVGMIAGHFRNQRVIRSLPVELDAPHDPAHARHAEPALAH; this is translated from the coding sequence ATGAGCACCGTAAACACGGCACCACCAGCATCCGTTCGCCCGCACACCGCGTGGGGCCGGGCCATCGGCATCGCCGTCGGCGCCGCGGTCGTCGTCGCGCTGATCGTTCTCGCCTTCGTCTGGCCGACGGTCACGTCGAGCGTCAAGAACATTCCGATCGCCGTAGCAGGAACGTCGCAGCAGGTCAGCGCCGTCACCGACGCGCTGAACACGCAAGCCGAAGGTGCGTTCGCCGTCACGGCGGTCGCCGACCGGTCCGCCGCCGTCGACCTCATCAACACCCGAGACGTGTACGGAGCCATCGTCTTGGGCGACGCGAGCGCCTCGGCCGGTGCCGCCACCGGCCCCGAGATCCTCACCGCCTCGGCCAACGGCGCCGCCGTCAGCCAAGTGCTGAACCAGCTCGCTACGCCCATCCAGGCGCAGGCGAACGCCGCCGCACAGGCCGCCGTCTCGGCTGCGGTCGCCTCGGGGGCCGCACCCGCGGGCACCACCGCACCCGCCATCACCGTGACGGTGACCGACGTGGTGCCGCTGGCGTCGACGGATGCCCGTGGCCTCGGCCTCACGGCAGCCGCCTTCCCGCTCGTGCTCGGCGGAATTCTCGGCGGAGTGCTCATCTCGCTGCTCATCACCGGCGTCTGGCGTCGGCTCACCAGCGTGCTCGTCTACGCCGTCACCGCCGGCATCGTCGTGACCGTGGTGATGCAGCCGCTGTTCGGAATTCTGCAGGGCTCGTTCATCGTCAACGCCCTCGCCGTCGTGCTCGCCATGGCCGCTACCTCCTCGTTCGTCGTCGGCGCCAACGCCTTGCTCGGGCGCGCGGGTATCGCCGTGGGATCCGTAATCACGATGCTCATCGGAAACCCGCTCTCGTCGGCCGCGCAGCCGCTGCAGTTCACCGTCGGGCCGTGGGGTGCGGTGGGGCAGTGGTTCGTTCCCGGATCGTCGGCCACGCTCATCCGCGACCTCTCGTACTTTCCCGACGCGAGCAGCGTGTTCCCGTGGCTGGTGCTGGCCGGCTGGACGCTTCTCGGTGTCGTCGGCATGATCGCGGGCCACTTCCGCAACCAGCGCGTGATTCGCAGCCTGCCGGTCGAGTTGGATGCTCCCCACGACCCCGCCCACGCCCGCCACGCCGAGCCGGCCCTCGCCCACTGA
- a CDS encoding 2-deoxy-5-keto-D-gluconate 6-phosphate aldolase domain-containing protein has translation MSDSGKPSIHADGRELLLLAMDHRDSLAKHVYGIDGEPSPAQIEQISAGKTLIFEGLLEAVARGIDPATVGVLVDERYGTSVAEKAKAAGIDLAMPIEKSGQDFFTLEYGDFTTTEWLTHVETFDPEQVKVLVRDNPEFAASDRALQMAHLAAVGQVLRESGRTFLIELLIPAPPAQLAAVDQDALRYDRDVRPALTTQVITELQHAGVEPDIWKIEGLETREAAEQVVATARQDGRASVSCIVLGRDAPADRLDHWLSVAAGVDGFRGFAIGRSIWEAPLTAHLAGLIGPHELVDRVATTFTHFADLYAASRP, from the coding sequence ATGAGCGATAGCGGCAAGCCGAGCATCCACGCCGACGGCAGGGAGCTGCTGCTGCTCGCCATGGATCACCGCGACTCGCTTGCGAAGCACGTCTACGGCATCGACGGCGAACCCTCCCCCGCCCAGATCGAGCAGATCAGTGCCGGCAAGACGCTCATCTTCGAGGGACTGCTCGAGGCGGTCGCCCGCGGCATCGACCCGGCGACCGTGGGGGTGCTCGTCGATGAACGGTACGGAACATCCGTCGCCGAGAAGGCGAAAGCCGCCGGCATCGACCTCGCCATGCCCATCGAGAAAAGCGGTCAGGACTTCTTCACCCTCGAATACGGCGACTTCACCACAACCGAGTGGCTCACGCACGTCGAGACCTTCGACCCTGAACAGGTGAAGGTTCTTGTGCGCGACAACCCCGAATTCGCCGCAAGCGATCGGGCGCTGCAGATGGCTCACCTCGCAGCCGTCGGCCAGGTCTTGCGCGAGTCCGGGCGCACTTTTCTCATCGAGCTGCTCATTCCGGCACCCCCGGCGCAGCTCGCCGCCGTCGATCAGGATGCTCTGCGCTACGATCGCGACGTACGCCCCGCTCTGACGACCCAGGTGATCACGGAGTTGCAGCACGCGGGCGTCGAACCCGACATCTGGAAGATCGAGGGGCTCGAGACCCGCGAGGCCGCCGAGCAGGTCGTGGCTACGGCCAGGCAGGATGGTCGGGCATCCGTTTCGTGCATCGTGCTCGGCCGCGATGCCCCCGCCGACCGGCTCGACCACTGGCTGAGCGTCGCCGCCGGCGTCGACGGCTTTCGCGGCTTCGCCATCGGACGCAGCATCTGGGAAGCCCCTCTGACCGCCCACCTCGCCGGCCTCATCGGCCCACACGAACTCGTCGACCGCGTCGCCACCACCTTCACCCACTTCGCCGACCTCTACGCCGCCTCCCGCCCCTGA